The sequence gtagagAAATGAATACTCTAAAACATTGGTATGGgaaccaaaggtggtgggcCGGGTATGTGGTAGTTTATATAAGAGCAAAAATTGAATattctatagtggacaatcgcttagcgatgAAAAAGACCAATCGTTGTCGGCTAAGGGAAGGGAACTctggcacaacattcctgaatagtttaTCGCATGATTTCATCAAGTTTAcggtttacataattattttatgtgttTTTTGGGTGACGTGCAttttcgcttagcgatggaactcaagcaaatttgttggctaaggtctaattatttttgcacaTTAATTGTTAATCTTTTGAAAGTCCAGAAATACTTAGTTTCCGGAGATATTTAATGTtacaaacatttttttacgatcacccccattttcaccttcaacttttggggaaatattaaTGTTGCAGCTTATTCATTTAgctacctatataattatacacaatggtatcagcacaatttcttatagaaatgttccaatcttgagatacatgtaagtatacaACTAGCTACACTCCCCTATATTGTGGTATTTTACTCGATCTCTATATAGGCTGCAATGCaagcactgtatatatatacatgtcgtataattatacacaatgtacTAATATAGAAGGTGGTGTGAAAGCTCTCCATCTCGGGGCATGGAGAGCTAAGAAAAAATTACATTGTATACAAAAGAAGGAAGTAGTTTAGTGATAGTAATTATATGTAGCAGTCAAAAATAAAAACAAAGCCAATATAAGTAGTTCATAGATGAATTATGTATTCAGGGGGGGGACGCGCCCCTCCTGAGATACAAGGTTGATATTGTCCATGTAAACAGGTCTATGCAACGATGAGCGGTTTCCTCGAATGCACATTATTGCAGAGCGAATTGATGCAAAAGATAGCCTGCATCTAAAGCCATCCCATTACAGCTGGGTAGGGATTTTGTCTTTTCGAGGCTAACAAATCAGCGAGCCTCTTGTAGAAGGTTGCTGCTTCTTTGCCCATTCCTCCCCAGGTTGAGAGGACTAAGGGTGTGAAGACTCCCCGCTCGATTTCTCTGACCCTTTGTCCGTATTCCCTCTTTTTGGCTTGCTCGTGTCTCCTGTAGGCATCTCCGGAACGGTTACTAGGTGcggggaatacatacaactgcacgaggttgtacaataacaatacacacacgcagATATCCATACAGtagcttgtactatgaacaCGTATTGATTAGATTCTAATTTAGAATtagtagtaaacactctttgatccctgccatgcatgcactgtgcacattttgtgtgcgtgtgcttgcAATTGACAAACCTGATGGATACTGAACAATTGACAAGTGTTTCACTGACTTCCGGATAGAGTGATTCAACTTTCTCTTGTCCTCCTTCGACCACTGCATGGAGTCGCTGTTCTAATTGTAAACGTGCATAAAGTACTCCTCTCCCACTCTGTAGTCACCCAGTGAATCGGCAAGTCATTCATGAGAGATGTCCATTCTCTCAAATTGGGAGTTTGATTCTTTAACCCTCTTTCTTGAGTGCTGACTTGCACTCTTTGCACTTGTACCAGGATGGAGCAcaagcagctgtgtgtgtgtatgtgtgttgtgtgtgtatgtgtgtggggggtgaacAGTAGACTGGAGAGCTACCACTACTttagcatgcataattatataccgtatagcgggaaattttcgtggggtgcaaattttcgcgtttttcgagggcagagtagtcaacgcgaaaattaaaactgggataaactcccacgcaccggtatacGCAGGTGCAAAacctattggtgggtgtggtttattgGCATtgacacgaaaattaaaaccgcgaaaatttctgctgagggctctgggagccaaatagcgaaaatttgcacccgcgaaaatttcccgctatacggtatacagaaACCAGTTTTCCCTAATGAATATTGGTACAGGAAAAACCCACAAGGGCTCATTTCCCATCAATAATTAATGTATtgtcaggagtgtatgaagaggagtatgcgactcccacgcacattttATTCTACATCTCGGACTGAATTCGTCACTAACACTTGAACAATGTAGTTGTGtaactgttagccatgaataaaattaaatgtgggctatagaggtacaaaccacacgtgtgtatgctgatatcatttttaactaattaaccactatacctacgcacccacttaagatgcggtctgatagtgacgtggtatgacatacttgtaccgaaacctggtttacactacaacttCTACAGTTGGTGTACAAGAGAGAGTTAAATTTACCAGCCATGCGGTCCAGCGTGAAGACTTGCAGCCAGGTGACCACATCTACGTCTATAGAAAGCTAGGAATGTACGCACATCACGGTATCTACACTGGCAAAAACAAAGCAGGAGAACAAATGGTGATTCATTTCATTGACACAGATAGAGGCTCGTCAAAGCTAAAAGTTTCAGCATTTTTAACGGAGACAAAGGAAGCAGAGACTCATGCAACCTTGGACTCAAATAAACTATTAATGACACACTCTGTTGCTGATCGACAAAGCCATTTTCACGTACTATTTTACCTTTTCGTTGATTTCAAAATTCTTTAGCTCTATCGTTAAGTTCTGTAGGGATAAAAGGATCAACCTTAACTTGAGAGTACCAGTGATAATATTAATTTGTAACTTATGATACCAAAAAACAGTTCGAAACGATTAATCCTCAttcaccacacactcacacccacacaccccacgcccacacactctcacacctGTCTTCTCTTTGTGAGCTCCTGCAGTGCCTTGCTCTCCGGCCCTAATGACAAGCTGTGTTGCTGGGAGACCATCCCCATACTGGCAGGCAGATAACCTCTGACCTCTCCTTCCACAGAGCAACAGATCAACTCCTCTTTGCCGTCCAATCGGTAGTCAGCCTGAGAGGGGGGCGGGGTGGGAGGTTGCTAAAACCATACACTAGAAGCACGATCTAATAGTGTGTTGGAAACGCTTACTGCACAAAACCAACTTTAGAATTCagagtatatatacacatagctATATGATATTACAGGTATACACGCAGGTATTTCAAAGGGCTACCAAATGTATCATTCTAATTGTGAACCTATATAGCTCAAGTTATGAGCACTCAAAGTGAGCTTtcaaaacaggcccatttTCGAACAAATCATCAAGGCTATAATAGCCCATGTTAATGGATCCGaagcaatcactgatctaaacacatcattagatGGCCATGTTGTACCAATACACCTACATGTGTATGCGATACACATATAATCCCCTCCCTATACACAGGGCTCactgttactgtacatgtacgatacACTAATTCCCTCACTTGCACAATACCGGCCACGGTGGAGGAGAAGGTGTCCTTGTAAATGACATTACCGGTTTGACTGCTACGAACGTCCACCTTCCCACTCGACCATCCTGTTATCACCTCAGGCACTCCGTCCTCGTTCATGTCAAACCCTGCCATACATATCGGCTGGTGCTTcgactgtgtgtgggtgtgtggggtgaaaCAGTACTCATAGTTATGAATATCCATTACTTGATCGTCCATACATTTTCAGTTTTCAAAAATAAGATGGATATTCATTCTACAGGCTTTGAGGGACAGATAGTTAgacacacccccactcactttGATCCTCCAGAATCTTTCTTGTCCGCTGTACACGCCCACTATTCCATTGGCAAGGGCGTAACTGAACTTGTCTCCCTGCAGGGGACACAGTGCCACCACTGCCTCCGCCTCATTAATCTCTGTGCGGGTAAACATAAGATACATCAAGTGAAGTTGTGACAGGcaacatgtatgtacgttCAGCTATCCTATCCAAACTATCCCTAAAGGTGGACCAAATAGGcaatctctcaaatatgaccGTTGATAACATATTAAAAGGTCTcggaaattggatccacgtaattcaagttatggcagctgaaagtaCTCTAACTATAAGCACTCTGGTTATGTGGtcacagtttgtgtacaaaacaacatCTCTGTATAATTGCCTAAACTTTGCTCTCCAAATGTACAGCAGGAGGCTCcactacacacaacacatgtccatacacacacacagctatacaGACACTAGCTCACCTGCGTACAGTTCATCGCCCTGGAACACCCTGATGTCATAGTCCTCAGAGCCTACCAGCAGCTCATTCCTCCCATCAGAGTTAAAGTCTGCCAGGGCCAGCGAGCACACATTGTCCCCGGTTACCTAGGCAGGTTGTCAAGGCATGAGCAATAGCTATTGTTACATTCGGTAGTAGCTAGCCTTAATACATAATGCAATTGAAGAGGAACCATTTTATAGTGGTACTGAGTAGATACTCACTGTCCAGAACGAGTCTTGTCCCTCATGGTCCAGTCCTGTGATTGCACAATTACCCCCAACAAAGGCCAGGGGCTTACTCATGTCCGCCAGCTGCCCTATCAGTATGGTATTAGCTCCGTCAGGCAGCTGCATGGAGAGAATGaagtgtttggacctgtgttagtaAGTCACCTCCATTGTTGGTTTTGGGGTGGCCATAACAGTTTTCCCTGTACATACTACCATCACCAGTTAGGGCCAGTTCAATCacgataattattgtgcataattatatgactggCTGACTATTTAAATCTCAAACTAATGCATTTGTGCTAACAATCTCGCTAACAATCTCAAAAGGCAATAAGTAATAATTTAAAATTACTTGTCATTCCTACCCCAGggtagaccacacccaccacccctccccctcacctcCTTATAGAACAGCTCAGAGTTTTGCTCCACATCATATGCCAGTACGTTGGTTTGGGTACCCACCACCAACACGTCCTGGTCCAGTTCCGGATCCAGTTTCCCCGCTGCCAATGATGTGACATGTTGTCCGATGCTCAGCAGAGTGATGTCAGAGTCTGAGGATGAGACTGAGAGACGTGCAGTGGATATGgttgagggggaggggctggacaTACGATggtgaggtgtgtgtatgaAAACCTGCACAGGAAGAAAACTAAAGTTACTTTTATGATTGACATAGACAGCAATCTATTGTATATTGTAAGCACAGGGAACGTACGAGCCAAAGTGTGAATGTTGAGAGGTGCACTGTAATTAGAATGAACACTACCTTTCCACCATTTGTAGCTGCAGTTAGCGATGGATGCTTGCCATCGTAATGTCCGACCGTCACCAGTCTGGGGAAAATCTTCTGGTTCAGTTTGAGCGTGAAAATGGGCACCAGCATCTTTGTTGATGGGCTTGATTGCAAATAAAGGGGGCGTAGCTGCTCACCTTCAGCCTTTTTCATCAACGATCATTTCCATTTGTGATTTGAGCAAATGTTTTCTGCATTTTtttttctgcatgcatgctagtcTATGGAGTGCTAGCCTCCCtccttttctgttctttgtcacagaagaTAAAATtgagaaagaaagaaggaagcgacaagaaaaaggagagagcctgcttgctaagtcgcgtgatcccctactCACTACTGACGTAGACACattttaacgagcgtgggcgagagaaaacctcaataactgtcctcccccagaggaggtcctcagcaaaaacatacgacgtgggcggggggtgggcggataattattgcaattgcctgagctgcactgcgccaagggcgtatacagagaagagggcatgcaactcactatgtaccctACGTTAGGGTTTCCACACAAAAAATCTAATCTCTGCAAAATGGTATTTTGAGTGATTGTGCATACAAAGCAACTAAAATAAAGCAGGCAGCCAAAATTTCGCGTTGAAATACCTTTTCTTTCTTGCACAATAGCAGCCGTAAACTCTCACTGTTTTACAACtaaatgcggaataagaatactgataaatatactacaatttacgattaccaagattcttggtaattctggcgcatgcgtaaacagtgtataccaggccgcctttctcagcggcctggaatcgaggctaggctggCGCTCTctgtctcttccttctttctttctttgttcctccaattcgtcccgtattttatcttattgaactatgacaaagaGGAGTGGCTGCGAAGGAGTATTCTGGTTACACGCACATGGTTAgcccagagatacaaaagaaaggggattgaaaacgaccgcccacgccctatgtaaaaggactgacatccggtgaagcactccgtgtaattattgcgctcgcaaataattacatggaaaagttttatatccctggtttctagctctcctatccactagagatcactcagggcctgggagatacttgagagaagtaagcttataccactgacaagctctaagtccgttgtctttactctgtttccaatttttttgagtttagcttgaattactctatgtcaacttttctctgtccctcctgtgaagtcaaaacagcaaaggacattgcttgacttggttattatgtatctaagtgctacatagaatggcttcatgctatagataagctgtactgttcataaacgtttgcagtatagtccttcaaactgctttagtatacttttagacacgccacgggcctgtccctcctacgacttcatagtaaaggctatttcttcttgcatagcatttatttgtctagtaatagtggctgcatggcttagtcgactttttagagctaaattctctttactttttagaaaaatcaacattaaaaatgatcaatttcactgtttctatgtacagcacattgtagagcagtcaagactggtaatgagcatgctgactataaatataatcctttgtagttttagccacgccctataacgcggaatgcttcacgcaaaaatttcgtaaaaatttcgtttccaatcccctttcttttgtatctctggttagcctcgattccaggcgtAAGAgcggctgggatcgaggctagcacatggttagcctcgaatccacgccgattaaaatacgtattttaatcggcgtggattcgaggctagcacaTGGTCTGCTTTGGTTGCGGCCCACTTGGTAAATACCTTCACTCCATCTTTCTCTGTATCTAGTAAAAGCCTGGAACAGTCACCAATGCCGCGCCGATGATTGGGTTAATCATCCGACTGACCTTCAAGCTCCTGTTATCCATCATCAAGTTGTGTATTGTTTGCTACGAGAATGGATACTGCGAGTGTTCACGCTGTCATAAAGAAGCTGACTTAGAGACTGAACAAGAGACGGACTCACTCCTGAAAAAAAAGGCATAAATCAGTGGAGATCTTGTATCGAAAACCTGTTTTATATATAAACAAGCAACAGTCTGAATTTATAATcatattttcgtatggtgaaATTCTAAGTCCTTTATGAGTCTCTGGTTGTTgagcatcatacaaaaataaaCTACGCAACCGCAATTACATTAAACATAACTATCTTGAACTGTACGAATGTTTAAATTTAATTGGGCAGTAATAcgaaaaatttgcaccaacgacaATTACCCCTCTATATAtggtattcatgcactcctatTATTATACTGGTTTTGTATCATGCATGTGTTGAAGTATGACCAAAGTCTGTGTCAATTGATTAACTTAACCTGATCAAAATTATAGTTGTTGCATGACAGACAATTAGGACTAgactgcatgcaataatttaagccaactagctatataataacAGCTTGAAACACAATAGGTCAAACACAACATGTCATGCTATAGAGGCTTTTGAACAGAGCAGGTAGGAATAATATATACAAcaaggtgcatgcatgaccaCACTGAAGCCACAATAGGAGGGAGTGTACCGTAGGTCCATAGATAGCAACCACTTTGAAGTGCAGAGTTCATCTGATTGTATTGTAGGGCTAAAATATGAGCACAATAACAATAAATATGTTTACAATACTATACTCTGTATTTGCAGCGATGATCTGCAAATGCAGACTAAATTATACAGTGCTTGCAGCCTAGAGAGTAAAAAACGATGGTATTGGTACATAAATATGTGAtgggaacatttctaagaaattttactgataccattgtgtagatAAATGAATACTCTAAAATATATACTCGAAATTGGTTTTATGGGAACCAAAGGTGGTGGTTATGTGGTAGTTATATAAGAGCAAGAATTGAatatcctatataattatagtggacaatcgcttagcgatgAAAAAGACCAATCGTTGTCGGCTAAGGGAAGGGAACTCTGGCACAGCATTCCTGAGTAGTTTATTGCATGATTTCATCAAGTTTAcggtttacataattatgtgtacaaaaCTGTTTTTTAGGTGACGTGCATTTTCGCTTATAGCGcgcgatggaactcaagcaaatttgttggctaaggtctaattatttttgcacattaattgttaatcttttgatacaaaaaaTAAGCCCAGAAATACTTAGTTTCCGGATATATTTAATGTtacaaacatttttttacaaTCACCCCCATTTTCACCTTCAACTTTTGGGGGAATATTTAATAATGTTGGCAGCTTATTCATTTAGCtacctatataatagttagacactgtttaggaagtttctacatgatttagaagcccaaagggctggttgtagtatcccgaacgcagtgagggttctactagccctgaggacttctaaatcatgtggaaacttcctaaacagtgtctaagcattttagatcatagcaaccatatcatgagtatttagccaatcagatttgaatgttcttatctaatctttgctacatgattttctaagtgaagtacatgattttctattgaagtactagcctcgattccaggccgagttttcgcttttataacggttaggcgaacaactgggcctggtactagttgtctgcgcatgtgtcaatcgtttgtcagattctgacaaatggatattctcgttcactttcgtgacatttatatttgtgcggtactatcgtgtactagaagtcagttcccgttttatcattattggaatcgattggaatggctcttagctgaagcttctctcttctctgaagcttattctgaagactgaacaacaagggaagaggtataaagctttgtcaagcttgttaaggtcagatatttttgtgtgggccctatggccggctatgctatcaagtcttgttcatgtttggcaagaatgtaggtagactatagtttcatcattaatatggtggatcaagtgaagagtgtgagctagagaacttggtgctgccatcatcagctcgtcgacaatgacactataaccgagaaatataatatgtatagatctacacgtatttaaaatgtctacttctctgtacaggagcaatggctaatatccagctatcccaacagtgctcctcttggctatactaacggacgagactggacagtttgaggtaagggtttaaccgtctttggtttcttttaatattgtcctatactcacagacaccggactggagtatgacctgctcattcgagcgttgctgggtagctcagagacattaagagaatctatgttttctcaagcaatgagttacgagttggggcctagaatcagagaagtccagcagcctgctaaatctttttgaaacgtaatttgaaggcattcaatcatcctgaagttgccctgggtcactgtaattgtgctgcatcacaactggcaactccccaggcctttgtgaagcagctccctatgtgcatcttttgtgtactcacgctgtgcattttctgtgtacaaatttctattattgatttattaaatatttttgccgaccacaaatatacaatgaaaatttgacgcatgcgcagacaactagtaccaggcccagttgttcgcctaaccgttataaaagcgaaaactcggcctgggatcgagcctattgaagtacatgattttctattgaagtacatgattttctaaattggatagaacatttcctctaaccaatcagattgcagtatttatgacaaacatgatctaaacaATGGTATCTAGCACAATTTCTtatagaaatgttccaatcttgagtacatgtaagtatacaACGTACTTTACTCGATCTCTATATATAGGCTGCATGCaagcactgtatatatacatgtcgtATACATAATGGACTAATAGAAGGTGGTTGAACGTATGAAGGTGCACAAAGGGGTGACAATGCATCCTAAAATAGTAGTTTCGCGGAACCAGACCCGACTGACGAGACTACTAATATAGAGTGAGCTAAACCCACGAGTCCTCTTGTGATGGCTCCTCTTTAACTCTTtaatttcttcttcttttGCCGACGAggagcctcgattccaggccgctgggAAGAAAAATAAAAGGCCTAGTTTCAAgggcggcctggaatcgaggctagcctgCGAGATGTGGATTGCAATGACTGCATGGAGGAATCTGACAccagtacaatgtatgtaacacacacttacacatttgtggtaacaCCAGAGCTATTATCAATATCTGGCTGGTACAACAATCAATTCAAAATGTTGGGGTAGCTGCTCGCCTGTAGAATTTTTCGTAACGATCATTATtttcctgtataattatatgtataagtataattattttcacaatacaaaaataatgtgAGCAATGCAagctattattatgtatacatgacaGTTATTTGATATAGTCCACATCTTTGATCACATACTTGGTTGCCAGTAGCGACACCACTCTCTTTACGGACTCCAGTCCCAACTCACAATCCTTCCAAGGGAGCTGGCCAGATGCCCTCCAGCAAAATAGATATTCCCCTGAGGCTTGACCATTGCAGGGTACAGAACTCGTGGAATTGTCCAGGCAGGTAGTATGTCATTCCCCACCAATCTATTTCGCTCAGGAAATGTTCACCCCCTGCGTATTCTTTGGCAATGTCCACTTCCAGTGcatggcgtagccaggattttgggaagggcatgCAGGGCTCAAATTAGTTGAGCATAaactctgcgcacttaaggcccgggtccagattttaacaccaaaatttacactatgttcatactgctgtattatttgcaatatacagtgtatgctgcatcaaaatgatccaaaatgaagctcaatgttttctttttccaaaaaactaattagcttaattcaattatgctaattagtcccataaatgatgatgacgtcatgccactttcagaaagagaagtgcaaatacggcgttgaagatgccaagatcaagcttcaaaaacaaggctagatgaacatctcatagctaggtactagtatccttgatgggaagagtaggagttattgtattcttgagatacacaaaatagcctacctctagggtggctgtcagagctaaagaagctagcatagctaagaaagttttggacatttttacttcccatcaaggaaacataatcataacaacataatctatcttttgagggcctaaacagctactcttaccttgtttaagtccgccgtatttgttgccaaagataatctataatagttctagcagctagctaagcaaatacattgaccttatgacgtcatgtgcaatgaataacattaataaacattatgaatctcattaacactacatgatctacatgatctacataaaatgtaggcaatgaataaaattaatcttatcagtgcctgacccaggccttaactgccCAGAGAAGTCATTGTCTACAGATaggtcatcactttttatgcctcgaggcgtagccgcaggagGGACGGTGCAGTCATAGGTGCAGtgaagctgactgtgtgtgtgtgtgtgtgtgtgtgtgtgtatacgtgtgtgtgtgtgtctgttccagctgtaactgctcaacggttgcaatgcaacgaaagctaacagcttctagccacgttctcttggattttgattcgtgggttagcaaactaaagcttctttctcgagttatggctagtttgactcacattgaaggctgttgcagtctctttagaatctttcatagcatcatttgtccacacaaactttctatcaaatctctttggacacaccctttaatcattcctgtggatgtaatgcgcatgcgcgctcattcccctaTGAGAAAATAATACcctatagcgggtatatttcgagggtataaattttcgcggatggaccattacaaaggatttcgcggattttattttcgtggtctgagttccagccttttggcgcatgcgcacatcaacatgcagctgttaccaccacaccgttagcctcgaatccaggcctagcctataacggtgaggcacctcttattgtagataggtgtggtcaatgatactgaacacgcctactattcaataaagatataaattttggtgggtataaattttcgcggtagaggctcaatccgcgaaaaccgcgaacattta comes from Halichondria panicea chromosome 3, odHalPani1.1, whole genome shotgun sequence and encodes:
- the LOC135334317 gene encoding Bardet-Biedl syndrome 2 protein homolog isoform X1, coding for MKKAEGEQLRPLYLQSSPSTKMLVPIFTLKLNQKIFPRLVTVGHYDGKHPSLTAATNGGKVFIHTPHHRMSSPSPSTISTARLSVSSSDSDITLLSIGQHVTSLAAGKLDPELDQDVLVVGTQTNVLAYDVEQNSELFYKELPDGANTILIGQLADMSKPLAFVGGNCAITGLDHEGQDSFWTVTGDNVCSLALADFNSDGRNELLVGSEDYDIRVFQGDELYAEINEAEAVVALCPLQGDKFSYALANGIVGVYSGQERFWRIKSKHQPICMAGFDMNEDGVPEVITGWSSGKVDVRSSQTGNVIYKDTFSSTVAGIVQADYRLDGKEELICCSVEGEVRGYLPASMGMVSQQHSLSLGPESKALQELTKRRQNLTIELKNFEINEKCRYRDVRTFLAFYRRRCGHLAASLHAGPHGCCLCSILVQVQRVQVSTQERGLKNQTPNLREWTSLMNDLPIHWVTTEWERSTLCTFTIRTATPCSGRRRTRES
- the LOC135334317 gene encoding Bardet-Biedl syndrome 2 protein homolog isoform X2, producing the protein MKKAEGEQLRPLYLQSSPSTKMLVPIFTLKLNQKIFPRLVTVGHYDGKHPSLTAATNGGKVFIHTPHHRMSSPSPSTISTARLSVSSSDSDITLLSIGQHVTSLAAGKLDPELDQDVLVVGTQTNVLAYDVEQNSELFYKELPDGANTILIGQLADMSKPLAFVGGNCAITGLDHEGQDSFWTVTGDNVCSLALADFNSDGRNELLVGSEDYDIRVFQGDELYAEINEAEAVVALCPLQGDKFSYALANGIVGVYSGQERFWRIKSKHQPICMAGFDMNEDGVPEVITGWSSGKVDVRSSQTGNVIYKDTFSSTVAGIVQADYRLDGKEELICCSVEGEVRGYLPASMGMVSQQHSLSLGPESKALQELTKRRQNLTIELKNFEINEKIP